A window of Prolixibacter sp. SD074 contains these coding sequences:
- a CDS encoding ABC transporter permease — translation MNLPLYIAKRYLLSRKKTNIINIISGISIVGMSVGTMALVVVLSVFNGFDGLIKSLFSSFDPDLKITVAEGKSFQDSTAVFQQLRHLPEVADYAQIIEENALLRYSNQQYIATIMGVSPSFQQMSGIDTMLVDGDFKLEDANNYYAVIGQGVAYYLSVGLNFINPIQVYVPQRGRTSGLGLVGNFNHDIIFPTGIFSIQQEIDSKYVIVPMAFARRLFEMPTGVSAIELKLKKDASVKEVQQKIQTMLGDKFVVKNRYQQHDYLYKIMKSEKWAVYLILVFILLIASFNIVGSLTMLILDKKEDINILKSMGANHSLIRKIFLFEGWSISIIGAVVGTILGLAVSWIQQQYGLLKLTGGSSFIVDAYPVKIISMDVTAIFLSVLFIGFFAAWFPVRFISGKYLTNGSH, via the coding sequence ATGAATCTGCCGTTATACATAGCCAAACGTTATCTGCTTTCGCGGAAGAAGACCAACATCATCAACATCATTTCCGGAATTTCCATTGTCGGAATGTCCGTGGGAACGATGGCGCTGGTGGTAGTATTGTCGGTGTTCAACGGCTTCGACGGCTTGATCAAATCGCTCTTTTCATCGTTCGATCCCGATTTGAAAATTACGGTGGCTGAAGGGAAAAGTTTTCAGGACAGCACTGCCGTCTTTCAACAATTGCGCCACCTTCCTGAGGTGGCCGATTATGCCCAAATCATCGAGGAGAACGCACTGCTTCGATACAGCAATCAGCAATACATTGCTACCATTATGGGTGTCAGTCCATCATTTCAGCAAATGAGCGGCATCGATACCATGTTGGTGGACGGCGACTTTAAACTGGAGGACGCCAATAACTATTACGCCGTGATTGGGCAGGGAGTAGCTTATTACCTGTCAGTCGGGCTTAATTTCATCAATCCCATCCAGGTGTATGTGCCGCAACGTGGGCGAACCTCAGGGTTGGGACTGGTAGGGAATTTCAATCATGATATTATTTTTCCTACCGGAATATTCAGTATTCAGCAGGAAATTGATTCAAAATATGTAATCGTGCCCATGGCATTTGCGCGTCGTTTGTTCGAAATGCCGACGGGTGTGAGCGCCATCGAATTGAAGCTAAAGAAAGATGCTTCGGTTAAGGAAGTACAGCAAAAAATCCAAACGATGCTGGGCGATAAGTTTGTGGTGAAAAACCGGTACCAGCAACATGATTACCTGTACAAAATCATGAAAAGCGAGAAATGGGCTGTTTATCTCATTCTGGTCTTTATTTTGCTCATTGCATCATTCAATATTGTAGGGTCGCTGACCATGCTGATCCTCGATAAGAAGGAAGACATCAACATTCTGAAAAGTATGGGCGCCAATCACAGTCTTATTCGTAAAATCTTCCTCTTCGAAGGATGGTCTATTTCCATCATTGGAGCTGTTGTCGGGACTATCCTCGGTCTGGCTGTCAGCTGGATCCAGCAGCAATATGGCTTGCTGAAGCTCACAGGCGGAAGTTCCTTTATTGTTGATGCCTATCCTGTCAAAATCATCTCCATGGATGTAACTGCTATTTTCCTCTCTGTACTGTTCATTGGGTTTTTTGCAGCCTGGTTTCCGGTTCGCTTTATTTCAGGTAAATACCTTACCAACGGATCACACTGA
- a CDS encoding bifunctional 2-polyprenyl-6-hydroxyphenol methylase/3-demethylubiquinol 3-O-methyltransferase UbiG, whose product MQYDPIKRVLGKAFNRTPFLRKVFYSLLDMLLLRAWHVSRELKKWGRSHSGKELKILDAGSGFGQYTYRMSRLFPLSQIKGVDVKQDQIADCNHFFSRIGKGEQVHFEEADLTRFSEPENYDLILSVDVMEHILDDEQVFLNFSASLKPGGVLFISTPSDQGGSDSHDHDHEEDVHGFIDEHVRDGYGVTDIREKLERAGFSNIDVRYTYGKPGKISWRLSMKYPIQMLGVSKIFFVLLPFYYLVAYPVSALLNYFDVHGKHETGTGLMVRAEKPSK is encoded by the coding sequence ATGCAATACGATCCGATCAAACGCGTTCTGGGAAAAGCTTTCAACCGGACGCCTTTTCTGCGCAAAGTTTTCTATTCCCTGCTCGATATGCTCTTACTGCGTGCCTGGCACGTGAGCCGTGAGCTAAAGAAATGGGGCAGATCACATTCCGGCAAAGAACTGAAAATCCTTGATGCCGGTTCCGGTTTTGGCCAGTATACTTATCGCATGAGCCGTCTTTTTCCGCTTTCGCAGATAAAAGGAGTAGATGTAAAGCAGGATCAGATCGCCGATTGTAACCATTTTTTCAGCCGCATAGGGAAGGGAGAGCAGGTGCATTTTGAGGAAGCCGATCTGACGAGATTTAGCGAACCGGAGAATTATGATTTGATTTTGTCGGTAGATGTGATGGAGCACATCCTGGATGACGAACAGGTGTTTCTGAATTTTAGTGCTTCCTTGAAGCCGGGTGGCGTGCTGTTCATTTCCACTCCTTCCGATCAGGGAGGTTCCGATAGCCACGATCACGACCATGAAGAAGATGTCCATGGTTTTATCGACGAGCACGTGCGCGACGGTTACGGTGTGACAGATATTCGCGAAAAGCTGGAAAGAGCCGGGTTTTCGAACATCGATGTTCGTTACACATACGGGAAACCGGGGAAAATCTCCTGGCGCCTTTCCATGAAGTATCCGATTCAGATGCTGGGTGTTTCGAAAATATTCTTCGTGTTACTGCCGTTTTATTACCTGGTTGCCTACCCTGTTTCAGCTTTGCTGAATTACTTCGATGTACACGGGAAGCATGAAACCGGAACCGGATTGATGGTGAGAGCCGAAAAGCCATCGAAATAA
- the rbfA gene encoding 30S ribosome-binding factor RbfA yields MKEYSTRQNKIGRLIQKELSELFRRESQMLFRGKMITVTVVRVTRDMSLARCYLSIFPSENAQEILDNINDRKGHLRGELGRIVRHQLRVIPDLEFLLDDSLDYIENIDNLLK; encoded by the coding sequence ATGAAAGAATACAGTACCCGTCAGAACAAAATTGGCCGGTTGATACAGAAGGAACTGAGCGAATTGTTCCGTCGCGAAAGCCAGATGCTTTTCCGGGGAAAAATGATTACCGTAACGGTTGTAAGGGTGACCCGCGATATGTCGCTGGCCCGCTGCTACCTCAGTATCTTCCCGTCCGAAAATGCGCAGGAAATTCTGGATAACATCAATGACCGGAAAGGCCACCTGCGTGGCGAACTGGGACGGATTGTTCGTCACCAGTTGCGGGTTATCCCCGATTTGGAATTCCTTCTTGACGACAGTCTCGACTACATCGAAAATATCGACAACCTGTTGAAATAA
- a CDS encoding UTRA domain-containing protein, with protein sequence MSDVKFVFQNSEDILQFIYLPIVPSRSQEKVEAKTASTITAKRLGITTIDPVLARERYVYDSKNQPVEYTLSSYNAYKYSFNIEIHHE encoded by the coding sequence GTGAGTGACGTCAAATTCGTTTTTCAGAATTCCGAAGATATCCTCCAATTCATTTATTTACCGATAGTCCCATCGCGTTCGCAGGAAAAGGTAGAGGCTAAGACTGCTTCCACCATCACGGCAAAACGGCTGGGAATAACCACCATCGATCCGGTGTTGGCCCGCGAACGCTATGTTTATGATTCCAAAAACCAACCGGTGGAATATACCCTCAGTTCTTACAATGCATACAAGTATTCCTTCAACATCGAAATTCATCACGAATAA
- a CDS encoding YqaA family protein: MEALATYGLIGLFIAAFIAGTLIPFNSEIVLSAVLIAGADLTPALIVATLGNTLGGLVTYYMGHIGKPEWLGKYGKVKHEKLVDIKPQLNRYGPAAATLSFVPGLGNVIILGLGFFRIAPFWSFIFMTFGKLARYTVWGYATDLVI, from the coding sequence ATGGAAGCACTGGCAACATATGGTTTAATTGGCTTGTTTATCGCGGCCTTTATAGCGGGTACGCTCATTCCTTTTAACTCGGAAATCGTGCTGAGTGCCGTTCTGATCGCCGGTGCCGATTTGACTCCAGCGCTAATCGTTGCTACTCTTGGTAATACCCTGGGCGGACTGGTGACCTACTACATGGGGCACATCGGGAAACCGGAGTGGCTGGGAAAATATGGTAAGGTAAAACATGAAAAACTGGTGGATATAAAACCCCAACTCAACCGTTACGGGCCGGCCGCTGCTACGCTTTCGTTCGTCCCCGGACTTGGAAATGTTATCATTCTGGGGCTCGGCTTTTTCCGCATTGCCCCTTTCTGGAGTTTCATTTTTATGACATTTGGTAAACTTGCCCGTTACACCGTTTGGGGATATGCCACTGATTTAGTGATTTGA
- a CDS encoding dihydrofolate reductase family protein — protein MRKLILNIALSLDGCIEGPNGEFDWCFTDQDYGMTEFMNQIDTLLMGRKSYEILTTASTDPFPGKEMIVFSRRLRNLQPPAQLHQGNLKHTVTQLKIQPGKDIWLFGGADIAGQCIDLGLVDEMQLAVHPLFIGNGKSLFQLINRRSHWKLNETKRFDTGLIQLFYRKDQ, from the coding sequence ATGCGAAAGCTCATTCTTAATATTGCCTTAAGCCTCGATGGTTGTATTGAAGGCCCGAACGGTGAATTCGATTGGTGTTTCACCGATCAGGACTATGGGATGACCGAATTCATGAATCAGATCGACACCTTGTTGATGGGAAGGAAAAGCTACGAAATCTTAACAACTGCTTCCACGGATCCTTTCCCTGGTAAAGAAATGATTGTTTTTTCCAGAAGACTCAGAAATCTCCAACCTCCTGCACAACTTCACCAGGGAAACCTGAAACATACAGTAACACAACTAAAAATTCAGCCTGGCAAAGATATCTGGTTATTTGGCGGTGCCGACATCGCCGGCCAATGCATCGATTTGGGTTTGGTAGACGAAATGCAGCTAGCTGTTCATCCGCTATTCATCGGCAACGGAAAATCGTTGTTCCAGTTAATAAACAGGCGCAGCCATTGGAAATTGAACGAAACAAAACGATTCGATACAGGCTTGATCCAACTCTTTTACAGGAAGGACCAGTAG
- a CDS encoding YeeE/YedE thiosulfate transporter family protein, whose protein sequence is MNLQILVFGFLFGAILQRARLNKYNTISGMATLEDYTVAKAILVAIGLGAMLINFEIGTGQALCHVKPFIAGGIMLGGLIFGSGMAILGYCPGTMAVSLGEGSIDALVGIIGGLLGGVVFTAVLPAISPILGPDWGKISLYTIMGGQTTFLFYFITMLLGAGFILLAFYFDKKHKAPNYRWLFAGLALAVLNAMVFLKVTSNRPIGASTSYPYLADQLTGMTSNDYFGKIATPGHWEMVFLLGAMVAGLVFSLLSKEFKITAIHSRWEHYKGKSVSKRLVTAFIGGFILIFGARMAGGCTSGHILSGGMQLAVSSLVFGIFVFAGLLITGKLFYKKK, encoded by the coding sequence ATGAACCTTCAGATTTTAGTATTTGGGTTCCTCTTCGGGGCCATTCTTCAGCGGGCCAGGCTGAACAAGTACAACACCATCAGCGGGATGGCCACCCTGGAAGATTACACCGTGGCTAAAGCCATTCTCGTCGCCATCGGGTTGGGCGCTATGCTCATCAATTTCGAAATCGGGACCGGCCAGGCGCTCTGCCATGTGAAACCGTTCATCGCCGGCGGAATCATGTTGGGCGGATTGATTTTCGGATCAGGTATGGCCATTCTGGGTTACTGTCCTGGAACCATGGCGGTCTCGCTGGGAGAAGGCTCAATCGATGCTTTAGTCGGCATCATTGGCGGATTGCTGGGCGGCGTTGTGTTTACAGCTGTTCTGCCAGCCATCAGTCCTATTCTTGGGCCCGATTGGGGGAAAATTTCCCTCTACACCATCATGGGAGGTCAAACAACCTTTCTTTTCTATTTTATCACGATGTTGCTGGGTGCCGGATTTATTCTGCTGGCGTTTTACTTCGACAAGAAACACAAAGCCCCCAATTACCGCTGGCTGTTTGCCGGCCTGGCTTTAGCAGTTCTCAATGCCATGGTGTTCCTGAAGGTGACTTCTAACCGTCCCATTGGCGCCTCAACCAGTTACCCTTACCTGGCTGACCAGCTGACTGGCATGACCAGCAACGACTATTTTGGCAAAATTGCCACACCCGGCCATTGGGAAATGGTCTTCCTTCTGGGCGCCATGGTTGCCGGACTGGTTTTCTCACTCCTGTCAAAAGAATTCAAGATTACGGCCATCCATAGTCGCTGGGAGCACTACAAAGGCAAATCGGTTAGCAAACGATTAGTGACTGCTTTCATCGGTGGATTTATCCTCATCTTCGGAGCACGTATGGCCGGAGGTTGTACCAGCGGGCACATTCTTTCGGGTGGAATGCAGCTGGCCGTCAGCAGCCTGGTTTTTGGCATCTTCGTCTTTGCAGGCCTGCTGATTACCGGAAAATTATTTTACAAGAAAAAGTAA
- a CDS encoding MarC family protein, translated as MYAGNTIWSAAVLLFLLMDPIAIPMIAGPSVLSMLILMTQGSPANPFSLVLSLVIAWIMSFIILLVAPVLIKVLKQRGLIALER; from the coding sequence ATGTATGCAGGAAATACTATCTGGTCGGCGGCCGTTTTGTTGTTTTTGCTTATGGACCCCATTGCCATTCCGATGATAGCTGGTCCATCCGTCCTGTCGATGTTGATCCTGATGACGCAGGGGAGTCCTGCGAACCCTTTCAGTTTAGTCCTTTCGCTGGTGATTGCCTGGATTATGTCTTTTATTATCCTGCTGGTAGCGCCCGTCCTCATCAAAGTGTTGAAACAGCGTGGTTTGATTGCGTTAGAGCGTTAA
- a CDS encoding IS1380 family transposase has translation MSNKDTVFYRGRTAINMDFSADAVSSDGAVLLLEKLERKHRILHYFSQVVPDCRDPFRIVHPIDKLLKQRVFTMVQGYEDANDVQYLKNDPLLKDILEGGLASQPTMSRFENGFDKHSVFALCNAWVDRYVLTLAGREQLVIDIDGTDDPTHGEQQLSMFNGYYGQFMYNELFFHDGDTGQIILPVLRPGNSHSNKWYVAILKRILKKIRAAYPGLKIIVRADSGFSCPAFYQLADDFGLKFAVGIAANETLKKKTARAEKAVRHLFVSNNTKHQHFISYTYQAGTWHKPQQCYSKIESTGKGLNVRHIVSNMEEADARSIYFGFYVKRGEASENRIKEVKNMCFSDRLSDHGFWPNFFRLFLSSLSYEIFLLVKEAIKKTGFEAAKKWQVDTIRASLLKIGATIKTTKRKVYYRFSKAFVHQELFRQLVFQ, from the coding sequence ACTACTGCTGGAAAAACTCGAAAGGAAACATCGCATATTGCACTATTTTAGCCAGGTGGTTCCCGATTGTCGTGATCCATTTCGTATAGTCCACCCCATTGATAAGCTTTTAAAGCAGCGCGTGTTCACCATGGTACAGGGCTACGAAGATGCCAACGATGTCCAGTACCTGAAAAACGACCCGCTGTTAAAGGACATCCTTGAAGGGGGACTGGCCTCACAGCCCACCATGTCAAGGTTCGAGAACGGTTTTGACAAGCATTCCGTATTTGCTTTGTGCAATGCGTGGGTTGACCGCTATGTACTCACACTGGCGGGCAGGGAACAACTTGTGATCGATATTGACGGCACCGACGACCCCACCCATGGCGAACAGCAACTGTCGATGTTCAATGGCTATTACGGCCAGTTCATGTACAACGAACTGTTTTTCCACGATGGCGACACGGGGCAGATCATCCTCCCGGTACTACGCCCGGGTAACAGCCACTCCAACAAATGGTACGTTGCCATTTTAAAGCGGATATTGAAAAAGATAAGGGCCGCCTATCCCGGACTGAAGATCATTGTGCGGGCCGACAGCGGCTTCAGTTGCCCCGCTTTTTACCAACTGGCCGATGATTTTGGCCTCAAGTTCGCCGTTGGCATCGCCGCAAACGAAACACTGAAGAAAAAAACCGCAAGGGCGGAGAAAGCCGTGCGCCATTTGTTCGTTTCCAACAACACCAAGCACCAACATTTTATAAGCTATACCTATCAAGCAGGCACCTGGCACAAACCACAACAATGCTACTCGAAGATAGAAAGCACGGGAAAGGGGCTGAACGTCAGGCATATTGTCAGCAATATGGAAGAAGCCGATGCCCGGTCCATCTATTTTGGGTTTTACGTAAAACGGGGCGAGGCCAGCGAAAACCGGATCAAAGAGGTAAAAAACATGTGTTTTTCGGACAGGTTGTCCGACCATGGCTTTTGGCCAAACTTTTTTCGGTTGTTCCTCAGCAGCTTGTCCTACGAAATATTTTTACTTGTGAAAGAAGCAATAAAGAAAACAGGCTTCGAAGCGGCCAAAAAATGGCAGGTTGATACTATTAGGGCATCATTGTTGAAAATTGGGGCAACAATAAAAACGACAAAGCGAAAGGTGTACTACCGCTTTTCCAAGGCGTTCGTACACCAGGAACTGTTCAGGCAACTGGTCTTTCAATAA